A window of Planctomycetota bacterium genomic DNA:
GGAACTGAACCTTCCCCGGCAACGGACGGCCGTTGAGCTCATTCCGCCCCGGCCGCCCCGGCGGCTCCCCCCACGGCCGCGTCCGCCGCCGGTCCGAAAGGATCGACACCTCCGCCGGC
This region includes:
- a CDS encoding hydantoinase B/oxoprolinase family protein, producing MSILSDRRRTRPWGEPPGRPGRNELNGRPLPGKVQFRVRPGDRVRIETPGGGGLR